One stretch of Amycolatopsis tolypomycina DNA includes these proteins:
- the trxA gene encoding thioredoxin, which yields MSEVAVVTDATFAEVLGSDVPVLVEFWATWCGPCRMVGPVLAHLAAERDGELAVRKINADENPETTRAYQVMSLPTMILFRGGEPVETIVGAFPKARIEERLDRVLTAPSL from the coding sequence TTGTCCGAAGTTGCGGTTGTCACCGATGCGACCTTCGCCGAAGTGCTCGGCAGCGACGTTCCCGTGCTCGTCGAGTTCTGGGCCACCTGGTGCGGCCCGTGCCGGATGGTCGGCCCGGTGCTCGCGCACCTGGCCGCCGAGCGGGACGGCGAGCTTGCCGTCCGGAAGATCAACGCCGACGAGAACCCGGAGACCACCCGGGCCTACCAGGTCATGTCGCTGCCGACGATGATCCTCTTCCGCGGCGGCGAGCCGGTCGAGACGATCGTCGGCGCGTTCCCGAAGGCCCGCATCGAAGAGCGGCTCGACCGGGTGCTCACGGCGCCGTCGCTTTGA
- a CDS encoding bifunctional nuclease family protein, with protein MSEMRVVGVRVELPANQPILLLRETEGERYLPIWIGSVEATAIALEQQGVRPARPLTHDLLKEVIGALGRELEQVVITDLKEGTFFAELVFDGDIRVSARPSDSVALALRIGVPIHAVDSVLEEAGLIIPDEQEDEVEKFREFLDSVSPEDFRGADT; from the coding sequence ATGAGCGAAATGCGCGTCGTCGGTGTGCGGGTCGAGCTGCCCGCGAATCAGCCGATCTTGTTGCTGCGGGAGACCGAAGGTGAACGGTACCTGCCGATCTGGATCGGCTCGGTCGAAGCCACCGCCATCGCCTTGGAGCAACAGGGGGTCCGCCCCGCTCGCCCGCTCACGCATGACCTGCTGAAAGAGGTCATCGGAGCGCTCGGCCGGGAGCTCGAGCAGGTCGTCATCACCGACCTGAAGGAAGGCACGTTCTTCGCGGAGCTCGTGTTCGACGGCGACATCCGGGTGTCCGCCCGGCCGAGCGACTCGGTCGCGCTGGCCCTGCGGATCGGGGTCCCCATCCACGCCGTGGACTCGGTGCTGGAGGAGGCGGGCCTGATCATCCCGGACGAGCAGGAGGACGAGGTCGAGAAGTTCCGCGAGTTCCTCGACTCGGTCTCCCCGGAAGACTTCCGCGGAGCGGACACCTGA
- a CDS encoding MerR family transcriptional regulator yields the protein MRIGELAQRTGVTTRALRFYEDQGLLQARRSANGYREYDEDDLHLVREIQTLQTVGLTLEETRPFVECLRSGHETGDSCANSIEVYRRKLEEADALLARLGGIRGELAAKLAAALDRQAPDPCVVPDSPRP from the coding sequence ATGCGGATCGGAGAACTGGCGCAGCGCACGGGTGTCACCACCCGTGCGCTGCGTTTTTACGAGGACCAGGGCCTGCTGCAGGCCCGCCGGTCGGCCAACGGCTATCGCGAGTACGACGAGGACGACCTCCACCTGGTCAGGGAGATCCAGACCCTCCAGACGGTCGGCCTGACGCTCGAAGAGACCCGCCCGTTCGTCGAATGCCTGCGCAGCGGCCACGAGACCGGCGACTCCTGCGCGAACTCCATCGAGGTCTACCGGCGCAAGCTCGAAGAAGCCGACGCGCTTCTCGCGCGGCTCGGCGGCATCCGTGGCGAACTGGCCGCGAAACTCGCCGCCGCCCTCGACCGGCAGGCGCCCGATCCGTGTGTTGTGCCCGATTCCCCGCGCCCCTGA
- a CDS encoding GtrA family protein, whose protein sequence is MTTVTNGVRPRTAERTRRRGWARLARAATTSVAATVLSQVVLLAVLATGGAAAWASTLAWAAGAVLNFLVTRRWVWGRTGRPRVRRELLPYLAVIGLGGLASIGLTTLAGSLLTPLELPHFWWVVLVDGAYVASYALVFVVKFTLLDRFVFGRGAARTPATTSRS, encoded by the coding sequence ATGACGACCGTAACCAACGGCGTGCGGCCCCGCACGGCGGAGCGGACGCGCCGCCGTGGCTGGGCCCGGCTCGCGCGCGCCGCGACGACGTCGGTCGCGGCCACGGTCCTCAGCCAGGTCGTGCTGCTCGCCGTCCTCGCCACCGGCGGCGCCGCGGCGTGGGCGAGCACGCTGGCCTGGGCGGCAGGCGCGGTGCTGAACTTCCTGGTCACACGGCGCTGGGTGTGGGGCCGCACCGGGCGGCCGCGGGTCCGGCGCGAACTGCTGCCCTACCTCGCGGTGATCGGGCTCGGCGGGCTCGCCTCGATCGGCCTGACCACTCTCGCGGGCTCGCTGCTGACGCCCCTGGAGCTGCCGCACTTCTGGTGGGTCGTGCTCGTCGACGGCGCGTACGTCGCCAGCTACGCGCTGGTGTTCGTCGTCAAGTTCACGCTGCTCGACCGGTTCGTGTTCGGCCGCGGCGCAGCACGTACCCCCGCCACCACGTCCCGGTCATGA
- a CDS encoding glycosyltransferase family 2 protein translates to MKAFLRRHWLLLLLLVPAITLRVLTWLAYRPALLFIDSFRYIDNLHALRADQLDPIGYDLVLRPLLAVGGLAWVAAVQHVGGILIAIGVYALVLRLGGRPWVGALAAAPVLLDAYQLQIEQNIMSEVTFEAVLLGLLWLLLGWGTPGWKRAGAAGLLLGFGVLTRLIGISLALPLLVFLVVAGGAWRQWAGWRRAGVGLLGLLAVLVPYAARVHAETGKWGLTGPSGNMLYGRTAAVADCANLHLDPTLMVFCPAEPRETRLVDNYTHADLDPNWPGPLPPGADKAALAHDFAIDVLKEQPGDVAEAILDDFAKSFAWTREQDPTDVPLDRWQFQLTYPQWADQSLIDLVTLQNDGVVASVDQPLAKILRDYQLGGGYVPGAVLGIGALLGLLTVFRRRKPLDPAQAGALLAASSGLLLLFASAVFQFSWRYQIPALVLLPVAGALGFTTLTSASRKRLAAFPDDVDSDAVDDFRGRHPELKLAPLTVVIAAYNEAGGIGEVLEKMPDECLGMPVDVLVVVDGGTDDTAAIARAHGAYMCVAPRNRGQGAALRLGYHLAAEAGAEYVVTTDADGQYDNRELEALVRPVVDGTADFVTGSRRLGHEEADSRVRWLGVRVFAALASVLTARRITDTSFGFRAMRAELACAVPLREPQYQSSELLLGVTARGARVVELPMSMRLRKAGKSKKGGSLVYGANYARVMTGTWWRGYVLRRGRTRTGRAA, encoded by the coding sequence GTGAAAGCCTTTCTCCGGCGCCACTGGCTGCTGCTCCTGTTGCTCGTCCCGGCGATCACGCTCCGGGTGCTGACCTGGCTGGCCTACCGCCCGGCCCTGCTGTTCATCGACTCCTTCCGCTACATCGACAACCTGCACGCCCTGCGCGCCGACCAGCTCGACCCGATCGGCTACGACCTCGTCCTGCGGCCGCTGCTGGCCGTCGGCGGGCTCGCCTGGGTCGCGGCCGTCCAGCACGTCGGCGGCATCCTCATCGCGATCGGCGTCTACGCGCTCGTCCTGCGCCTGGGTGGCCGGCCGTGGGTCGGGGCGCTCGCGGCGGCCCCGGTCCTGCTCGACGCCTACCAGCTGCAGATCGAGCAGAACATCATGTCGGAGGTGACGTTCGAGGCCGTGCTTCTCGGGCTCCTCTGGCTGCTGCTCGGCTGGGGCACGCCGGGCTGGAAGCGGGCCGGCGCGGCGGGCCTGTTGCTCGGCTTCGGCGTGCTCACGCGGCTGATCGGCATCTCCCTGGCCTTGCCGCTGCTGGTGTTCCTGGTCGTCGCCGGGGGAGCGTGGCGGCAGTGGGCGGGCTGGCGCCGGGCCGGTGTCGGTCTCCTGGGCCTGCTCGCGGTACTGGTTCCCTACGCGGCGCGAGTGCATGCGGAGACCGGGAAGTGGGGGCTGACCGGGCCGTCCGGGAACATGCTCTACGGCCGGACCGCCGCCGTCGCCGACTGCGCGAACCTCCACCTCGACCCGACGCTGATGGTGTTCTGCCCGGCCGAGCCGCGCGAGACGCGGCTGGTGGACAACTACACCCACGCCGACCTCGACCCCAACTGGCCCGGACCGCTGCCCCCGGGCGCGGACAAGGCCGCCCTGGCCCACGACTTCGCGATCGACGTCCTGAAGGAACAGCCAGGCGACGTCGCCGAAGCGATCCTGGACGACTTCGCCAAGAGCTTCGCCTGGACCCGCGAGCAGGACCCGACCGACGTCCCCCTGGACCGGTGGCAGTTCCAGCTGACCTACCCGCAGTGGGCCGACCAGTCCCTGATCGACCTGGTCACGCTGCAGAACGACGGCGTCGTCGCGAGCGTCGACCAGCCACTGGCGAAGATCCTGCGCGACTACCAGCTCGGCGGCGGGTACGTCCCGGGCGCGGTCCTCGGCATCGGCGCGCTGCTGGGCCTGCTGACCGTGTTCCGGCGCAGGAAACCCCTGGACCCGGCGCAGGCCGGGGCGCTGCTCGCGGCGTCGAGCGGGCTGTTGCTGCTGTTCGCCTCGGCGGTGTTCCAGTTCTCGTGGCGCTACCAGATCCCGGCGCTCGTGCTGCTTCCGGTCGCCGGCGCGCTCGGCTTCACCACGCTGACCTCGGCCAGCCGGAAGCGGCTCGCCGCCTTCCCCGACGACGTCGACTCGGACGCCGTCGACGACTTCCGCGGCCGCCACCCGGAGCTGAAGCTCGCACCGCTGACCGTCGTCATCGCCGCCTACAACGAAGCCGGCGGCATCGGTGAGGTCCTGGAGAAGATGCCGGACGAGTGCCTCGGCATGCCGGTGGACGTCCTCGTCGTCGTCGACGGCGGCACCGACGACACGGCCGCGATCGCGCGGGCGCACGGCGCGTACATGTGCGTCGCGCCCCGCAACCGAGGCCAGGGCGCCGCGCTGCGCCTGGGCTACCACCTCGCCGCCGAAGCCGGCGCCGAGTACGTCGTCACGACCGACGCCGACGGCCAGTACGACAACAGGGAGCTGGAAGCCCTCGTGCGCCCGGTCGTCGACGGCACCGCGGACTTCGTCACCGGGTCCCGCCGGCTCGGGCACGAGGAGGCCGACAGCCGTGTCCGGTGGCTCGGCGTGCGGGTGTTCGCGGCGCTGGCGTCGGTGCTGACCGCGCGGCGGATCACGGACACGTCGTTCGGCTTCCGCGCGATGCGGGCGGAGCTGGCCTGCGCGGTCCCGCTGCGGGAGCCGCAGTACCAGTCGTCGGAGCTGCTGCTCGGCGTCACCGCCCGTGGCGCCCGGGTCGTCGAGCTGCCGATGAGCATGCGGCTGCGCAAGGCGGGCAAGAGCAAGAAGGGCGGCAGCCTGGTCTACGGCGCGAACTACGCCCGGGTCATGACCGGGACGTGGTGGCGGGGGTACGTGCTGCGCCGCGGCCGAACACGAACCGGTCGAGCAGCGTGA
- the gcvP gene encoding aminomethyl-transferring glycine dehydrogenase translates to MDPSLASLEQGIPFADRHIGPGPDELRHILDVIGVASLDELAERAVPGSLRESAQPLELPPAASEAQALAELRELAARNRPAAAMIGLGYHDTVTPPVIRRNVLENPAWYTAYTPYQPEISQGRLEALLNFQTMVADLTGLPVANASLLDEATAAAEAMTLVRRAGRAKSSRFVVDRDTLPQTLAVLRTRAEPLGIELVVEDLSQGLTGLGLGGDFFGVLLSYPGASGAVREPDLTIAEAKKHGAAVIVAADPLALTLLRPPGELGADVAVGSTQRFGVPLGFGGPHAAYLAVRKGLERQLPGRLVGVAKDADGAPAYRLALQTREQHIRREKATSNICTAQVLLAVMASMYAVYHGPDGLRSIALRVHRMATVLAAGLCEGGVEVVHGEFFDTVVAAVPGRADAVVAAARDLGISLRRIDGDHVGVACDETTTRERLSCVWKAFGVSVSDVDGLDADTADALPAPLRRTSEYLTHPVFHAHRSETAMLRYLRALADSDVALDRSMIPLGSCTMKLNATAEMEPVTWPEFAGLHPFAPAEDAAGLLDVIADLSAWLARITGYDAVSLQPNAGSQGEFAGLLAIRAYHRARGEHARDVCLIPASAHGTNAASAVMAGMRVVVVRCDEQGNIDLAHLRSTVDSHGDDLAAIMLTYPSTHGVYEDTVGEVCAAVHDAGGQVYVDGANLNALIGVAQYGRFGADVSHLNLHKTFCIPHGGGGPGVGPIGVRAHLAPFLPNHPLQPAAGPATGVGPVSAAPWGSASILPISWAYVRMMGADGLRRATLVAVANANYIARRLGGHYPVLYAGHEGLVAHECILDLRPLTKATGVTVDDVAKRLADYGLHAPTMSFPVAGTLMVEPTESEDLAELDRFCAAMIAIRGEIDRVAAGEWPLEDSPLRQAPHTARCVAGEWDRPYSRETAVFPAGVTAAKIWPPVRRIDGAAGDRNLVCSCPPPEAFTESRG, encoded by the coding sequence GTGGATCCGTCACTCGCCTCCCTCGAACAGGGCATTCCCTTCGCCGACCGGCACATCGGGCCCGGACCGGACGAACTCCGGCACATCCTCGACGTCATCGGCGTCGCCTCCCTCGACGAACTCGCCGAACGGGCCGTCCCCGGCTCCCTGCGGGAGTCCGCGCAGCCGCTCGAACTGCCGCCGGCCGCGTCGGAAGCGCAGGCCCTCGCCGAACTGCGGGAACTCGCCGCCCGGAACCGGCCGGCCGCCGCCATGATCGGGCTCGGCTACCACGACACCGTCACCCCGCCCGTCATCCGGCGGAACGTCCTCGAAAACCCGGCCTGGTACACCGCCTACACGCCCTACCAGCCGGAAATTTCCCAAGGGCGGCTCGAAGCGCTGCTCAACTTCCAGACCATGGTCGCCGACCTGACCGGGCTCCCCGTCGCCAACGCCTCCCTGCTCGACGAGGCCACCGCGGCCGCCGAGGCGATGACGCTGGTGCGCCGGGCCGGGCGGGCGAAGTCGTCCCGGTTCGTCGTCGACCGGGACACCCTGCCGCAGACCCTCGCCGTGCTGCGGACCCGGGCCGAGCCGCTCGGCATCGAACTCGTCGTCGAAGACCTCTCCCAGGGACTGACCGGGCTCGGCCTCGGCGGCGACTTCTTCGGCGTGCTCCTGTCCTACCCGGGCGCGTCCGGCGCGGTCCGGGAACCGGATCTGACCATCGCCGAGGCCAAGAAGCACGGCGCGGCGGTGATCGTCGCCGCCGACCCGCTCGCCCTCACCCTGCTGCGCCCGCCCGGCGAGCTCGGCGCCGACGTCGCCGTCGGCTCGACGCAGCGGTTCGGCGTCCCGCTCGGCTTCGGCGGCCCGCACGCCGCCTACCTCGCCGTGCGAAAAGGCCTGGAGCGGCAGCTGCCCGGCCGGCTGGTGGGTGTCGCGAAGGACGCCGACGGCGCACCCGCGTACCGGCTCGCCCTGCAGACGCGCGAGCAGCACATCCGCCGCGAGAAGGCGACGTCGAACATCTGCACCGCGCAGGTCCTGCTGGCCGTGATGGCGTCGATGTACGCCGTGTACCACGGGCCCGACGGCCTGCGCTCGATCGCGCTGCGGGTCCACCGGATGGCGACGGTGCTGGCGGCCGGACTCTGCGAAGGCGGCGTCGAGGTCGTGCACGGCGAGTTCTTCGACACCGTCGTCGCGGCCGTGCCGGGCCGGGCGGACGCGGTCGTCGCCGCGGCCCGCGACCTCGGCATCTCCCTGCGGCGGATCGACGGCGACCACGTCGGCGTCGCCTGCGACGAAACCACCACCCGCGAGCGGCTTTCCTGCGTGTGGAAGGCGTTCGGCGTCTCGGTGTCCGATGTGGACGGCCTGGACGCGGACACCGCCGACGCGCTCCCGGCCCCGTTGCGGCGCACGAGCGAGTACCTCACCCACCCCGTCTTCCACGCGCACCGCTCGGAAACCGCGATGCTGCGTTACCTGCGTGCGCTGGCGGACTCCGACGTCGCGCTGGACCGCAGCATGATCCCGCTCGGCTCGTGCACCATGAAGCTCAACGCCACCGCCGAGATGGAGCCGGTGACCTGGCCGGAGTTCGCCGGCCTGCACCCGTTCGCGCCGGCCGAGGACGCCGCCGGCCTGCTGGATGTCATCGCCGACCTGAGCGCCTGGCTCGCGCGGATCACCGGCTACGACGCCGTTTCCCTGCAGCCCAACGCCGGCAGCCAGGGCGAGTTCGCGGGCCTGCTCGCCATCCGCGCCTACCACCGCGCCCGCGGCGAGCACGCCCGGGACGTCTGCCTGATCCCGGCGAGCGCCCACGGCACCAACGCGGCCAGCGCGGTGATGGCGGGCATGCGGGTGGTCGTCGTCCGCTGCGACGAGCAGGGCAACATCGACCTCGCCCACCTGCGGTCCACAGTGGACTCCCATGGAGATGACCTGGCCGCGATCATGCTGACGTACCCGTCGACGCACGGCGTCTACGAGGACACCGTCGGCGAGGTCTGCGCGGCGGTGCACGACGCGGGCGGGCAGGTGTACGTCGACGGCGCCAACCTCAACGCGCTGATCGGCGTCGCCCAGTACGGCCGCTTCGGCGCCGACGTCTCGCACCTCAACCTGCACAAGACGTTCTGCATCCCGCACGGCGGCGGCGGGCCGGGCGTCGGCCCGATCGGGGTCCGTGCGCACCTGGCGCCGTTCCTGCCGAACCACCCGCTGCAGCCGGCGGCCGGCCCCGCCACCGGCGTCGGCCCGGTCAGCGCGGCGCCGTGGGGCAGCGCGTCGATCCTGCCGATCTCCTGGGCCTACGTCCGGATGATGGGCGCCGACGGCCTCCGCCGGGCGACGCTCGTCGCGGTGGCCAACGCGAACTACATCGCCCGCCGCCTCGGCGGCCACTACCCGGTGCTCTACGCCGGCCATGAAGGCCTGGTGGCGCACGAATGCATCCTCGACCTGCGGCCGCTGACGAAGGCCACCGGCGTCACGGTCGACGACGTCGCGAAGCGGCTGGCGGACTACGGGCTGCACGCGCCCACGATGTCGTTCCCGGTCGCGGGCACGCTGATGGTGGAGCCGACGGAGAGCGAAGACCTGGCCGAACTCGACCGCTTCTGCGCGGCGATGATCGCGATCCGCGGCGAGATCGACCGCGTCGCGGCGGGGGAGTGGCCCCTCGAGGACTCGCCGCTGCGGCAGGCACCGCACACCGCGCGGTGCGTCGCGGGCGAGTGGGACCGGCCGTACAGCCGCGAAACCGCGGTGTTCCCGGCGGGGGTCACGGCGGCGAAGATCTGGCCGCCGGTCCGGCGCATCGACGGCGCGGCGGGCGACCGGAACCTGGTCTGCTCGTGCCCGCCCCCGGAGGCGTTCACGGAGTCCCGCGGCTGA
- a CDS encoding TetR/AcrR family transcriptional regulator, translated as MQVNPDIMAEMGLSATEAARRAQIIGATIGVLADLGYRRTTFAKIKERAGLSSTRLISYHFTNKAGLLQAVLSTVVETKNGFLAERTDGGLDPADRPGYLRAHIETSVAFLRAYPECVRALTELAANADDADGWVMTKVLVDDMRVHGLARQLKQGQAEGAFGEFTPEVMAMSIAQAIDGVAAAYAADPGLDLEQYGRELADTFVKATAP; from the coding sequence ATGCAAGTAAATCCCGACATCATGGCGGAGATGGGCCTCAGCGCCACCGAGGCCGCCCGCCGGGCGCAGATCATCGGCGCGACCATCGGCGTCCTGGCCGACCTCGGCTACCGCCGCACCACCTTCGCCAAGATCAAGGAGCGCGCCGGCCTCAGCAGCACCCGGCTGATCTCCTACCACTTCACGAACAAGGCCGGCCTGCTGCAGGCGGTGCTCAGCACGGTCGTCGAGACGAAGAACGGGTTCCTCGCCGAGCGCACCGACGGCGGCCTCGACCCGGCCGACCGGCCCGGCTACCTGCGGGCGCACATCGAGACGTCCGTGGCGTTCCTGCGGGCCTACCCCGAGTGCGTCCGGGCGCTGACGGAGCTGGCCGCCAACGCCGACGACGCCGACGGCTGGGTGATGACGAAGGTGCTGGTCGACGACATGCGCGTGCACGGGCTGGCCCGCCAGCTGAAGCAGGGCCAGGCCGAGGGCGCGTTCGGCGAGTTCACGCCGGAGGTGATGGCGATGTCCATCGCGCAGGCCATCGACGGGGTGGCCGCCGCCTACGCGGCCGACCCCGGGCTGGACCTGGAGCAGTACGGCCGCGAGCTGGCGGACACGTTCGTCAAAGCGACGGCGCCGTGA
- a CDS encoding NAD-dependent epimerase/dehydratase family protein, with the protein MVSGHGPDRTSVVVTGGSGFIGRAVVRALRDRGVPVTVVDRVPFPEDGVRVVTGDLREATVREQAVTRETASIVHLAGLTSVLKSVELPEDTFADNVLVTQELLELARRHEVPTFLLASTNAVIGNVGGATITPDLPLRPLTPYGATKAACEMLLSGYAGAYGMTTCALRFTNVYGPGMSHKDSFVPRMMRAALTGDRVKIYGDGRQRRDLVHVDDVVRAVLLTLDNGYSGRAIVGAGRSVSVLEMVEAVREVTGAELPVEHVEAPAGEMPAVVVDVSASAETIGYRPEVSLTDGLATAWKYFSGLAAR; encoded by the coding sequence ATGGTGAGTGGGCACGGTCCTGATCGGACGTCCGTGGTCGTGACCGGCGGCAGCGGCTTCATCGGCCGGGCCGTCGTGCGCGCCCTCCGCGACCGGGGCGTCCCGGTCACCGTCGTCGACCGGGTCCCGTTTCCCGAAGACGGCGTGCGCGTGGTCACCGGTGACCTCCGCGAGGCCACCGTCCGCGAGCAGGCCGTGACCCGCGAGACCGCGAGCATCGTGCACCTCGCCGGGCTGACGTCGGTGCTGAAGTCGGTCGAGCTGCCCGAGGACACCTTCGCCGACAACGTCCTCGTCACCCAGGAACTGCTCGAACTCGCGCGCCGCCACGAGGTGCCGACGTTCCTGCTCGCCTCGACCAACGCGGTGATCGGCAACGTCGGCGGCGCGACCATCACCCCGGACCTCCCGCTGCGCCCGCTGACGCCGTACGGCGCCACCAAGGCGGCGTGCGAAATGCTGCTGTCGGGCTACGCCGGGGCGTACGGCATGACGACGTGTGCGTTGCGGTTCACCAACGTCTACGGCCCGGGAATGTCCCACAAGGACAGTTTCGTGCCGCGGATGATGCGGGCCGCGCTGACCGGCGACCGCGTCAAGATCTACGGCGACGGCCGCCAGCGCCGCGACCTCGTCCACGTCGACGACGTCGTGCGGGCGGTCCTGCTGACCCTCGACAACGGCTACTCCGGCCGCGCGATCGTCGGCGCCGGGCGCTCGGTGTCCGTGCTGGAGATGGTCGAGGCCGTGCGCGAGGTGACCGGCGCCGAGCTGCCGGTCGAGCACGTCGAGGCCCCGGCCGGCGAGATGCCCGCGGTCGTCGTCGACGTCTCGGCGAGCGCGGAGACCATCGGCTACCGGCCGGAGGTCTCGCTCACCGACGGCCTGGCCACGGCGTGGAAGTACTTCTCCGGCCTCGCTGCCCGGTGA
- a CDS encoding MerR family transcriptional regulator yields the protein MVEAGSEKQPVEVATGEQGELFPDNSLPDELVGYRGPAACQIAGITYRQLDYWARTKLVAPSIRTAHGSGSQRLYSFKDILVLKVVKRLLDTGVSLQNIRVAVDHLRVRGVRDLARVTLFSDGTTVYECTSPEEIVDLLQGGQGVFGIAVSGAMQEISGTIHEFPAERADGGIVETHEPDELTQRRNARKTG from the coding sequence GTGGTCGAGGCTGGTTCCGAGAAGCAGCCTGTCGAGGTCGCGACTGGTGAGCAGGGCGAACTGTTCCCCGACAACTCGCTGCCCGACGAGCTGGTGGGCTACCGGGGTCCGGCGGCGTGCCAGATCGCCGGCATCACCTACCGCCAGCTCGACTACTGGGCCCGGACCAAGCTGGTCGCGCCCAGCATCCGCACCGCGCACGGCTCCGGCTCGCAGCGGCTGTACTCGTTCAAGGACATCCTGGTCCTCAAGGTCGTCAAGCGCCTGCTGGACACCGGGGTCTCGCTCCAGAACATCCGCGTCGCCGTCGACCACCTGCGCGTCCGCGGCGTCCGCGACCTGGCCCGGGTCACGCTGTTCTCCGACGGCACCACGGTCTACGAATGCACCTCGCCCGAGGAGATCGTCGACCTGCTCCAAGGCGGCCAAGGCGTCTTCGGCATCGCCGTCAGCGGCGCGATGCAGGAAATCAGCGGCACCATCCACGAGTTCCCGGCCGAACGCGCCGACGGCGGCATCGTCGAGACGCACGAACCGGACGAACTCACCCAGCGCCGCAACGCCCGCAAGACCGGTTGA
- a CDS encoding helix-turn-helix domain-containing protein — protein sequence MPLYTRLLPAEGRRRQLLCVVQVDDRHGRVLTLNRARPGFSARDRELDLLAPHVGQAFAREEHPPVRPLTGVPVDVLTARERRVAEAVARAATDREVARDLGISPRTVQKHLRQIYRKLDLTSRAELLVRLSRGTP from the coding sequence TTGCCGCTGTACACCCGACTTCTACCGGCCGAGGGACGTCGTCGCCAGCTGCTGTGCGTCGTCCAGGTCGACGACCGCCACGGGCGCGTGCTGACGCTCAACCGCGCCCGGCCCGGCTTTTCCGCCCGGGACCGCGAGCTGGACCTGCTCGCCCCGCACGTGGGCCAGGCGTTCGCCCGCGAGGAGCACCCGCCGGTCCGGCCGCTCACCGGGGTGCCCGTGGACGTGCTGACCGCGCGGGAACGCCGGGTGGCCGAGGCGGTGGCGCGGGCGGCGACCGACCGGGAGGTCGCCCGGGACCTGGGGATCAGCCCACGGACGGTGCAGAAGCACCTCCGACAGATCTACCGCAAGCTCGACCTCACGAGCCGCGCCGAGCTGCTGGTCCGCCTCAGCCGCGGGACTCCGTGA